Sequence from the Nitrosospira multiformis genome:
GTTCAAAGAACGCGTTCACCGCCGGTTAATATCCTGGGCACCGGTTTTGTGCTGGACGATGGTCTTCATGTCATCACCAGTGCTCATGTTATCCCCGAGGTGCTGGACGTCGCGAACAAGGAGTCGTATACGGTGATTACCGGCAAGGGAAAAGAGCCGGAACTCAGAAATGCGATTATTGTTGATGTCGACAAGGAGCATGATCTGGCTTTGCTGAGAATCAGTGGTCCGGCATTACCCGCCATGAAGATCGGGGACGCCAGCGCAGTCCGGGAGGGGCAGACTCTGATTTTCACGGGATTTCCGATTGGGATGATTCTGGGATTTTATCCCGTTACGCATCGCGCCATGGTTTCCTCAATTACGCCCATTGTATTGCCCGCGCACAATTCAAGGCAACTCAATGCAAAATTGATCGGACAGCTACAAAAATCCGCTTATGCGGTCTTTCAGCTCGATGGCACCGCCTATCCGGGTAGCAGCGGGAGCCCTCTCTACGACCCCGCAACCGGGCTTGTATACGGTGTTGTCAACATGGTATTTGTAAAGGGGAAGAAAGAAGCGGCGCTCAGCAATCCAAGCGGCATAACCTATGCTATTCCCGGAAACTACATTCTTGAATTGTTGCGGCGCAAACAGTAATAAATGGAAAATCCGAGCTTAATCCGCAAGGCGCTTTTATAATTAATCTGACCGGCGCAACCTCGATCCGCCGGTTATCAAAATCTCCGGCATAAGGTACGATATCATTGTGTCGAAAGCGTTAAAGACCATCTTGTCGATTGGACAAGAATAACTGGAAGCTGACTGCGAAAAAATGGAACTGGCTTAACTGCCTTTATAGCGATGATAACGATGAATGAGCGGGGAGGAGAATCCATGCAAACGGTTACTGTGGCAATCGCCGATACGGATCCGGGAAGACGCGCAAAACTGGAACATTCCCTGCAAGGCGGGCAAGGCATAAAGGTGCTTAAAAATACTATACTGGATGAAAGCGATGCATCCGCAAACCCTCAACTTGAGTCTCATGCAGGTATGACATCCGTTGAAGAAGTGGTTGCAAAAATCCGTCAGCTCAACCCCCGTATTCTTTTTATCAATTTTGACCAGTTGACCGAGGACAACTTCGCCCTGTTAGGGACCTTGCAGCGCGAATGTCCTGAAACGCTGGTAGTATTATTAACCGATAAATCGGCCCAGGACGAGCAGATTCTACAGGCGCTGGCTAATGGCGCACGCGGTTGTCTGAACCATGAAGCGGATCCGCTTTACTTCTTAAAGGCGGTGCGTGTAATTGATCAAGGCGAAATCTGGGTGACCCGCAAAATGCTTGGTAAAATCATGGATAAGGTACTGCACTAATCATGAACATTGATGGGAGACATACTTGATCTTGCTAGCGAGCCCATCTCAGGATGACCTGTTTCGCTGGGAGCAGGGCGTACGTGGTCTTGCTCCTGTTTTCTGTTCAACCAATCTGGATTCGGTCAGGAGTGAATTGGTGCGGATAAAGCCGCAAGTTCTCCTGCTTGATCATGATTTACCTAAGCTGGATGGGCCGAACGGGATTTCGGGTCTGATGAAACTGAATCCGGAAACCAAAGTGATTGTTTTAAGTCATGTCATTTCTGATGAGATCGAATGGGGGTTATTCAGGACGGGTATAAGAGGCTGTTGCAGAGGTGACATTGAGCCGGGGCAACTTAAAAGCGTGGTTGAAGCTGTCCAGCAAGGTGAATTATGGATTCGGCGTACACTCAGCTGGCATCTCCTGAACGAACTGGTGGTGATTACGCAGGAGAAGAACAAAATCAAGCAAGCTGTCAGCGATTTGCTTGCAAATCTTACGCGGCGTGAATATGAAATCGCCACGCTTGTCGGGGACGGCGAATCCAACAAACAAATTGCACGACGGCTGGATATTACCGAGCGTACGGTGAAGGCGCATTTGACCGAAGTTTTTCGTAAGCTGGACGTTGCTGATCGGCTCAAGCTCGCATTAATTGTGAAGGGCTCCATGCCACCTCGGGATTCGACAAGTATAGGACACTGATCCCGGTTTTTCATTTCCGGCCATATCCAAGTATTCAGCTGTTCAAATGTCCGAAACTTTTTTAGTTTAAACTGCTTTTTTCCTGCCGTCCGGCGAATTGTATTGAGCGTCACCCATTCCCGATCATTGCTCGATAACACTTATCCAGTCCTTGATCGGCGTACTAAAGTCCAATTGTTCTTGCCGACGAAATTGATATGATGCGGATACGGTCGGTCGCAACGAGGGCTGCTCCTTAAAGGATCATTCAGTATGGAGTATCTAATATGGATGACTTATCCCGAAATCGAAGTGTGCTTATTTGTAGCTGACGTAATTCTTGAAAATGCGCAATAGGGGAAGCAGATGATCATTGCAGCAGCTTATCCGCCCGATTGCATAAATGATGTGTTGGGGTGCGTTAAACAATTTTTTCCGAGGAAAAAATCCGCATGGGTTTACATGAGCAGGGTATGCATTAATCACTCTTTGCGTGATTGGCGGGCGCACGTCAGCAACAAATGCAAGAATTTTAGGATCGACTATTCCACAGATTGAAGAGTTGAATCTCACGCATTGCCTGCTAGCGGGCCATGTGTCGAGTACTTCATTTTGCGGCTCGCCGATAAGAATACCAGAATGTGGCAGTGGTGCCTTATTGTCTGCAAGGTACCAGGAGGGGCCCAAAATTGTTTCGTATTTATAATCATTACGTTTCCAGAACCACAGTCTTGCTTATCAGTACAGAAGTTTTTGTGCTGATGGTGGTGTTTTACCTGGGTACTGGCCTTCGGTTCTTTAGTCAAATCGACTTGCTGCCTTTTTCCCTCTCCTCCTTGTTTCCAGTGGCCGGTACTTTCACTTCCGTCATGATTCTGAGCATGGCGGCAATGGGAATGTATCAACTGGATTCCCGGCCGGATATCAAAGACACTTTATTCCGTCTCATGCCGTCGATGCTGCTGGGATTTGGAATCATGACCTTGATTTTTTATCTGCTGCCCGATCTTTATTCCGGTCGCGGCATACTCGGGCTGGTGATGCTACTTGCTTTGTCCGGGATTCTTCTGACACGAGCAGCATTTCTTAAATGGTCCAGTCTGGGAATTCTGGAGTCGCGGGCCATCGTGCTCGGTATCGGTAATAAGGCAAAGGAGTTCATCAGTCAGATCAAAAAAGATCCTCACCGCGGGGGATTCAAAATCATTGGTTTTGTTCCGCTGCCGGATGAAGATCTCCAAGTGCCATCCTCCGCAGTCTTGCCGAAGGTGGAGCCTTTGATATCCTTGGCTAACCGATACGGCGCGAGTGAAATCATCATTGCGATTCAGGAGCGGCGTGGCGGCTGCTTTCCTATCCAGGATTTGCTGGAATGCAAGTTGAACGGGATCAAAGTGACAGATTCAGCGGCTTTTTTTGAGCGGGAACATGGCCAGATTCGAGTAAATTCCCTTTACCCAAGCTGGCTGGTTTTTGGCGGAGGGTTCGATCAGAGCCCTCTTAGATCGGGCATCAAGCGAGCTTTCGATTTGATCGCAAGCGGGATCCTTCTGGTCATTACGTTACCTGTCATGCTGGTTACCGCCCTATGCATTCTTATTGAGGATGGTGCTCCTATTTTTTACCGGCAGGAGAGGGTCGGCAAAGGAGGGAGAACATTCATGGTTCTAAAGTTTCGCAGTATGAGAAATGACGCGGAGAAGAGTGGAAAACCCCAATGGGCGGCCGCAGACGATCCTCGAACAACCCGGGTGGGCAGGATTATCCGGAAGCTGAGAATTGATGAGCTTCCCCAGATATTCAACGTTTTGAATGGCGAAATGAGTTTTGTCGGTCCGCGTCCGGAAAGACCCTATTTTGTGAATCAGCTCTGCACGGAAGTTCCTTATTACAATGTAAGGCACAGCATTAAGCCGGGGATAACCGGATGGGCTCAAGTTCGCTATGGGTATGGCGCCTCGCTGGAAGATGCCCTAGAAAAGCTTCAGTATGATCTGTACTATGTAAAGAACCACAGTTTGTTCCTTGATATCATTATCTTGATAGATACCATTGAAGTTGTGGTTCTCGGCAAGGGCGGGAGATGATTCCTGGAAGCGGCAACAAGCCATGCTGACCACTATCGCGACAGCCAGTTACACAATGTCCGCTGCGGCATATTTTTTTCTGGCCGTGCTTTTGTTAACTCGCTGGCGGGGCCGGTTACACGGAATCATACTACCCGTCGCGTGCCTCTTTTCCGCTCTTTGGGCGGCAACGCTTGCTTATCAGGCCAATCAGCCGCCTTCCCTTTCACTTCTGACAGATATTGTGGAGATCCTCAGAAACGCGGGCTGGACTGCTTTTCTGATAGTACTGCTGGGACCTTATCGGCAGGTAGAATCCTCCTCCATTATTTCAAGGATCAGGCCGGCCATAGCGGTTATCGTAGTGCTTTACCTGGCGTGCCTCGCCGTGGCTCTCTACGCTCACGGAGACTTCAATCTTTCGTCGCATCAAACCATCGATTTTAATAATAGCATTGCTGGAAGCGTGGCAATGGCAATTGTTGGCATGATCCTGGTGGAACAGCTTTATAGAAATACCCCGATAAAACAGCGATGGGGAATAA
This genomic interval carries:
- a CDS encoding S1 family peptidase; amino-acid sequence: MNAWRTFSPFSPARIKSFSILGLMFVTPLWASDLVKTIEYTKPSIVGVGTVQRTRSPPVNILGTGFVLDDGLHVITSAHVIPEVLDVANKESYTVITGKGKEPELRNAIIVDVDKEHDLALLRISGPALPAMKIGDASAVREGQTLIFTGFPIGMILGFYPVTHRAMVSSITPIVLPAHNSRQLNAKLIGQLQKSAYAVFQLDGTAYPGSSGSPLYDPATGLVYGVVNMVFVKGKKEAALSNPSGITYAIPGNYILELLRRKQ
- a CDS encoding DNA-binding response regulator produces the protein MQTVTVAIADTDPGRRAKLEHSLQGGQGIKVLKNTILDESDASANPQLESHAGMTSVEEVVAKIRQLNPRILFINFDQLTEDNFALLGTLQRECPETLVVLLTDKSAQDEQILQALANGARGCLNHEADPLYFLKAVRVIDQGEIWVTRKMLGKIMDKVLH
- a CDS encoding response regulator transcription factor, which translates into the protein MILLASPSQDDLFRWEQGVRGLAPVFCSTNLDSVRSELVRIKPQVLLLDHDLPKLDGPNGISGLMKLNPETKVIVLSHVISDEIEWGLFRTGIRGCCRGDIEPGQLKSVVEAVQQGELWIRRTLSWHLLNELVVITQEKNKIKQAVSDLLANLTRREYEIATLVGDGESNKQIARRLDITERTVKAHLTEVFRKLDVADRLKLALIVKGSMPPRDSTSIGH
- a CDS encoding TIGR03013 family XrtA/PEP-CTERM system glycosyltransferase translates to MLISTEVFVLMVVFYLGTGLRFFSQIDLLPFSLSSLFPVAGTFTSVMILSMAAMGMYQLDSRPDIKDTLFRLMPSMLLGFGIMTLIFYLLPDLYSGRGILGLVMLLALSGILLTRAAFLKWSSLGILESRAIVLGIGNKAKEFISQIKKDPHRGGFKIIGFVPLPDEDLQVPSSAVLPKVEPLISLANRYGASEIIIAIQERRGGCFPIQDLLECKLNGIKVTDSAAFFEREHGQIRVNSLYPSWLVFGGGFDQSPLRSGIKRAFDLIASGILLVITLPVMLVTALCILIEDGAPIFYRQERVGKGGRTFMVLKFRSMRNDAEKSGKPQWAAADDPRTTRVGRIIRKLRIDELPQIFNVLNGEMSFVGPRPERPYFVNQLCTEVPYYNVRHSIKPGITGWAQVRYGYGASLEDALEKLQYDLYYVKNHSLFLDIIILIDTIEVVVLGKGGR